A single genomic interval of Bradyrhizobium sp. AZCC 1693 harbors:
- a CDS encoding efflux RND transporter permease subunit: MIARLIAWSARNLLLVLFGTGFATAAGLYALIHLPLDAIPDLSDTQVIVYTEYPGQAPQVIEDQVTYPLTTAMLTVPKSKVVRGFSFFGVSFVYVIFEDGTDIYWARSRVLEFLNAATARIPAGVTPTIGPDATGVGWVYQYAVVSKELNLSDTRTIQDWNLKFALAKAEGVAEVASVGGFVKQYNVILDPQRMRDRGITMQKMREAIRASNADVGGRTVELSEFEYVIRGKGYLKSINDLGNVVLKVNNGTPVLLRDVARVELGPDERRGITELNGEGEVASGIVLQRFGVNALDVIENVKKRFKEIASSLPKSVEIVPVYDRSNLIYAAIDTLKHTLFEESVVVAVVCIVFLLHVRSALVAILMLPVGVLMAFGAMKLLGLGSNIMSLGGIAIAIGAMVDAAIVMIENAHKHLERAEPGKSRVAILIEAAAQVGPALFFSLLIITVSFMPIFTLEQQEGRLFSPLAFTKTFAMAAAALLSVTLVPALMVIFVRGRIVPEHKNPINRFLIWIYRPVIKGVMRAKTLIVVLALAILAVSVWPARQLGTEFMPNLNEGTLLYMPTTLPGISVTKSAELMQTQDRIIRSFPEVESVYGKAGRAATATDPAPSEMYETVVNLKPKQQWRAGVTIDSLIAEMDKALQFPGVSNAWTMPIKARIDMLSTGIRTPIGVKVIGTDLVEIDKLAKQIEQVLKAVPGTSSAYAERGIGGYYLEITPDREAMARYGIMVQDVQDTIATSLGGQTVTTTIEGRQRFSVNMRYPRDLRDNPKAIASDVLVPMPAGGAVPLGEVAKVAPARGPSSIRTENGQLATYIYVDIRERDLGGYVADAQRAVQASIQFPPGYYVMWSGQYEYLERATARLKIVVPATLLIIFLLLYLNFRSVTETMIVMLSLPFALVGGLWLMWWLGFNLSVAVAVGFIALAGVAAETGVVMLIYLNQALAEIKGKREAEGRALTRSDLYDAIMEGAVERVRPKMMTVVAIMAGLLPIMWSGGTGSEIMQRIAVPMIGGMISSTLLTLIVIPAIFGLVKGFGLKADDASAAGPPRSTAPSSRRKKGVLEPVQ; encoded by the coding sequence ATGATTGCCCGCTTGATCGCTTGGTCGGCCCGTAACCTGCTGCTGGTGCTGTTCGGCACCGGTTTCGCCACTGCGGCCGGCCTCTATGCACTTATCCATCTGCCGTTGGACGCCATACCCGACCTCTCTGACACGCAGGTCATCGTTTACACGGAGTACCCCGGTCAGGCGCCGCAGGTCATCGAGGACCAGGTCACCTATCCCCTGACGACGGCGATGCTGACGGTACCGAAGTCGAAAGTCGTTCGCGGTTTCTCGTTCTTCGGCGTCTCGTTCGTCTACGTCATTTTCGAGGACGGTACCGACATTTATTGGGCGCGCTCGCGGGTGCTCGAATTCCTGAACGCCGCGACCGCGCGCATTCCCGCCGGCGTGACGCCGACCATTGGCCCGGATGCGACCGGCGTCGGGTGGGTTTACCAATATGCTGTCGTCTCGAAGGAGCTGAACCTTTCCGATACGCGCACGATTCAGGACTGGAATCTGAAGTTCGCGCTCGCCAAGGCCGAAGGTGTCGCGGAAGTGGCAAGCGTCGGCGGCTTCGTCAAACAATACAACGTGATCCTCGATCCGCAGCGCATGCGCGACCGCGGCATCACCATGCAGAAGATGCGCGAGGCGATTCGCGCCAGCAACGCCGACGTCGGCGGCCGCACCGTCGAGCTCTCCGAATTCGAATACGTGATCCGCGGCAAGGGCTACCTGAAGAGCATCAATGACCTTGGTAACGTCGTTCTGAAGGTGAACAATGGCACGCCGGTGCTGCTGCGCGACGTCGCGCGGGTCGAACTCGGACCCGACGAGCGGCGCGGCATCACCGAACTGAATGGGGAGGGCGAGGTCGCCAGCGGCATCGTGCTGCAGCGCTTCGGCGTCAACGCGCTCGACGTCATCGAGAACGTGAAGAAGCGTTTCAAGGAGATCGCCAGCAGCCTGCCGAAATCGGTCGAGATCGTGCCGGTTTACGACCGCTCGAACCTTATATACGCGGCCATCGACACGCTCAAGCACACGCTGTTCGAGGAGAGTGTCGTCGTTGCGGTGGTCTGTATCGTGTTCCTGCTGCACGTCCGTAGCGCGCTGGTCGCCATCCTGATGCTGCCCGTCGGCGTGCTGATGGCATTCGGGGCAATGAAGCTGCTGGGGCTCGGCTCCAACATCATGAGCCTCGGCGGCATCGCGATTGCGATCGGCGCCATGGTGGATGCAGCGATCGTCATGATCGAGAATGCGCACAAGCACCTCGAACGAGCGGAGCCCGGAAAGTCCCGGGTGGCCATCCTGATCGAGGCGGCCGCGCAGGTCGGCCCGGCGTTGTTCTTCAGCCTGCTGATTATCACCGTATCGTTCATGCCGATCTTCACGCTGGAGCAGCAGGAAGGACGGCTATTCAGTCCACTGGCCTTCACCAAGACCTTCGCCATGGCCGCCGCCGCGCTGCTCTCGGTGACGCTGGTGCCGGCGCTGATGGTGATCTTCGTCCGCGGCAGGATTGTTCCCGAGCACAAGAACCCGATCAACCGATTCCTGATCTGGATTTACCGGCCCGTCATCAAGGGCGTCATGCGAGCCAAGACGCTGATCGTGGTCCTCGCTCTCGCCATCCTGGCCGTGAGCGTCTGGCCCGCCCGCCAGCTCGGCACCGAGTTCATGCCGAATCTGAACGAGGGCACGCTGCTCTACATGCCGACGACGTTGCCGGGCATCTCTGTCACCAAATCCGCTGAACTGATGCAGACCCAGGATCGGATCATCCGGTCTTTTCCGGAAGTCGAATCCGTCTATGGCAAGGCAGGCCGTGCCGCGACCGCAACCGATCCGGCGCCATCGGAAATGTACGAGACCGTAGTCAATCTCAAACCGAAGCAGCAGTGGCGGGCCGGCGTGACGATCGACAGCCTGATCGCGGAGATGGACAAGGCATTGCAGTTTCCGGGCGTCTCCAACGCCTGGACCATGCCGATCAAGGCCCGCATCGACATGCTGTCGACCGGCATCCGCACCCCGATCGGGGTCAAGGTGATCGGTACCGATCTGGTCGAGATCGACAAGCTCGCGAAGCAGATCGAGCAGGTCCTGAAGGCGGTCCCTGGCACCTCTTCCGCCTACGCAGAGCGCGGCATCGGCGGTTATTATCTGGAGATCACGCCGGACCGCGAAGCGATGGCGCGCTACGGCATCATGGTTCAGGACGTCCAGGACACCATTGCAACGTCGCTTGGCGGGCAGACGGTCACGACGACAATTGAGGGTCGCCAGCGCTTCTCCGTCAACATGCGCTACCCCCGGGATTTGCGCGACAATCCGAAGGCGATTGCAAGCGACGTGCTGGTGCCGATGCCGGCCGGCGGCGCGGTCCCGCTCGGCGAAGTCGCAAAGGTCGCGCCGGCGCGCGGGCCGTCCTCGATCCGCACCGAGAACGGCCAATTGGCGACCTACATCTATGTCGACATCCGCGAACGCGACCTCGGCGGCTATGTTGCCGACGCCCAGCGCGCAGTGCAGGCCAGCATCCAGTTTCCGCCTGGATATTACGTGATGTGGAGCGGCCAGTACGAATACCTCGAGCGTGCGACGGCCCGGCTCAAGATCGTCGTTCCCGCGACGCTGCTCATTATCTTCCTGCTCCTGTACCTCAACTTCCGCTCCGTCACCGAAACCATGATCGTGATGCTGTCGCTGCCGTTCGCACTGGTCGGCGGGCTCTGGCTGATGTGGTGGCTCGGCTTCAATCTTTCGGTTGCGGTCGCGGTCGGCTTCATCGCGCTCGCGGGCGTTGCTGCCGAGACCGGCGTGGTAATGCTGATCTACCTGAACCAGGCATTGGCCGAGATCAAGGGCAAGCGCGAAGCCGAGGGCCGCGCCCTGACGCGCAGCGACCTCTATGATGCCATCATGGAGGGCGCGGTGGAGCGCGTGCGGCCGAAGATGATGACGGTGGTGGCCATCATGGCCGGGCTGCTCCCGATCATGTGGAGCGGCGGCACCGGCTCGGAGATCATGCAGCGCATCGCCGTGCCGATGATCGGCGGCATGATTTCCTCGACCTTGCTGACGCTGATCGTGATCCCGGCGATCTTCGGATTGGTGAAGGGATTTGGGCTGAAAGCCGACGACGCTTCTGCTGCAGGGCCTCCGCGTTCGACGGCGCCGTCCAGCCGGCGGAAGAAAGGCGTTCTGGAGCCGGTCCAATGA
- a CDS encoding c-type cytochrome codes for MIALSMVAWLSSAVAEPGDAARGLRGFRICAPCHSLEADRSMTGPSLAGLWERRAGSLQSFERYSDALKSSGIIWDDRSLDAWLTDPDRMVPNNDMPFNGIKDPQHRADLLAFLKEATKPGAAPQMSAQGPMGGMGGMMGGGRVPNLKSLESNMQVKTITYCHDTYRVTTTDGKTRAFWERNLRLKTDSGKDGPQSGAPALVPAGMMGDRADVIFAAPEEISKAIEARC; via the coding sequence GTGATCGCGCTTTCGATGGTCGCATGGTTGTCTTCTGCTGTTGCCGAGCCGGGCGACGCCGCGCGGGGCCTGCGGGGTTTCCGCATTTGCGCGCCATGCCATTCGCTTGAGGCGGACCGAAGCATGACAGGGCCGAGCCTTGCCGGTCTGTGGGAACGGCGGGCCGGATCGTTACAGAGCTTCGAACGCTACTCCGATGCTCTCAAATCGTCCGGCATCATCTGGGACGACCGTTCGCTGGACGCCTGGTTGACCGATCCCGATCGCATGGTGCCGAACAATGACATGCCGTTTAACGGCATCAAGGACCCGCAGCACCGCGCAGACCTGCTGGCCTTTCTGAAGGAAGCAACCAAGCCTGGAGCCGCGCCGCAAATGAGCGCTCAAGGGCCGATGGGAGGCATGGGCGGGATGATGGGCGGCGGCCGCGTTCCCAACCTGAAAAGTCTGGAATCGAACATGCAGGTGAAGACGATCACCTACTGTCACGACACCTATCGGGTGACCACGACTGATGGCAAGACGCGCGCCTTTTGGGAGCGCAATCTGCGCCTGAAGACCGATTCCGGAAAGGATGGTCCGCAAAGCGGCGCACCAGCCCTCGTGCCCGCGGGAATGATGGGTGACCGGGCAGACGTGATTTTTGCCGCGCCGGAAGAAATCAGCAAGGCGATCGAGGCGCGATGCTGA
- a CDS encoding sigma-70 family RNA polymerase sigma factor, with product MTTLEIELKALMLASLDGNAASYRSLLDQLSRRLRAYYKTKFAALGRGTSEAEDLVQEAVLAIHIKRHTYDPGEPLTPWVHAIARYKLIDFLRRNRASLADVTIDEADEIMADDDHTGAESTYDIRRLLQRLPEGMQCSIQAVKLDGLSVAEAARRCGLSESGVKVNIHRGLKALAALIVRGTRT from the coding sequence ATGACGACCCTCGAAATCGAACTCAAGGCCCTGATGCTTGCGAGCCTGGACGGTAACGCGGCGTCGTACCGCTCGTTGCTCGATCAGTTGAGCCGCCGCTTGCGCGCCTATTACAAGACCAAGTTCGCAGCGCTCGGCAGAGGTACGTCGGAGGCTGAAGATCTGGTTCAAGAAGCTGTATTGGCAATCCATATCAAGCGGCATACCTACGACCCGGGAGAGCCATTGACGCCCTGGGTGCACGCCATCGCGCGCTACAAATTGATCGATTTTCTGCGTCGCAACCGTGCTTCGCTCGCCGACGTGACGATCGACGAAGCCGATGAGATCATGGCGGATGACGACCATACAGGCGCCGAAAGCACATATGATATCAGACGACTGCTGCAACGGCTGCCGGAAGGCATGCAATGTTCGATCCAGGCTGTGAAGCTTGACGGACTGAGCGTAGCTGAAGCCGCGAGAAGATGTGGCCTTTCCGAGTCGGGCGTAAAGGTAAATATCCACCGTGGGCTCAAGGCGCTAGCTGCGCTGATTGTCCGGGGAACGCGAACATGA
- a CDS encoding DUF1109 domain-containing protein: MKTDDLVALLSTNLEPVDRKTVVRTLYVAIAAGSIVAFGVAVVGLGFRADLMTTRALMFLAIKLAFAIGIVGLALLYLTRLARPGGERKISPALLVAVPFLVIMVLAGISLGSAPRSHWESMIVGDEWLECLLSIPIIAIVPFAVSIWAVRKGAPTNLSRAGAFAGLIAGGVSAMAYALHCTADSLPFIAVWYGGTIVLCTLAGAALGSRLLRW; encoded by the coding sequence ATGAAGACGGACGATCTCGTTGCGCTCCTGAGTACTAACCTTGAGCCGGTCGACCGCAAAACGGTCGTTCGCACACTTTATGTGGCAATTGCTGCAGGGTCTATCGTGGCGTTCGGCGTCGCCGTTGTCGGCTTGGGCTTCCGCGCCGACCTGATGACAACCCGTGCACTGATGTTTCTCGCCATAAAGCTTGCCTTTGCAATCGGGATTGTCGGCCTCGCGCTGCTTTACCTGACGAGACTGGCACGGCCGGGCGGTGAGCGGAAAATCTCCCCCGCCTTGCTTGTCGCTGTGCCGTTTCTCGTCATCATGGTCCTTGCCGGCATCAGCCTTGGATCCGCACCCCGGTCGCATTGGGAAAGTATGATCGTCGGCGATGAATGGTTGGAATGCCTTCTCTCTATTCCGATCATTGCGATCGTTCCCTTCGCTGTTTCAATTTGGGCCGTGCGAAAAGGTGCTCCCACCAATCTTTCGCGAGCCGGCGCGTTCGCAGGCCTCATCGCGGGAGGCGTCAGCGCAATGGCTTATGCACTCCATTGTACGGCCGATTCGCTGCCGTTCATTGCCGTCTGGTACGGCGGAACGATTGTGCTGTGCACTCTAGCAGGTGCCGCATTAGGGTCACGGCTGTTGCGTTGGTGA
- a CDS encoding DUF6894 family protein, with the protein MPDAQAAWREATVTAGQIIQDLDGRLRPGQDWRLEGTDEFANPLYVIHVSADRLR; encoded by the coding sequence TTGCCCGACGCGCAAGCGGCTTGGCGTGAAGCTACGGTAACCGCGGGGCAGATCATCCAGGACCTCGACGGCAGGTTGCGCCCAGGCCAGGACTGGCGGCTGGAAGGAACCGACGAATTCGCAAATCCGCTATACGTCATCCACGTCAGCGCCGACCGGCTCAGGTAA
- a CDS encoding Crp/Fnr family transcriptional regulator has product MLGTGFGSAPFSFRSANHRMEGDAALDREVVLAAMLRRLNTVTGLDEADIAAIRALPIVVRQWEAGRPIVSDGDRPTECCLVIEGFCVRAKTTVSGKRQILSIHIPGDIPDLQTLHLRRMDHDLIPVVPSTLGMISHASLRDLTRARPNVAEKFWRDTLIDAAIFRQWIVNVGQRPADSRLAHTVLEIRHRLAVVGRTAGDTFEMPLTQEQIAETLGITPVHANRVIRQLREAKIVDISRGRVVVLSEAKLAQLAQFDDCYLHQDPAL; this is encoded by the coding sequence TTGTTGGGAACCGGCTTCGGGTCGGCGCCGTTTTCATTCAGGTCAGCAAATCATCGAATGGAAGGAGACGCGGCATTGGACCGGGAGGTGGTGTTGGCGGCCATGTTGCGGCGGCTCAACACCGTTACAGGATTGGATGAGGCGGACATTGCCGCCATCCGCGCGTTGCCGATCGTCGTGCGGCAATGGGAAGCTGGACGTCCCATCGTATCCGACGGCGATCGTCCGACGGAATGCTGTCTCGTGATCGAGGGGTTTTGCGTGCGCGCCAAGACGACGGTCAGCGGTAAGCGGCAAATTCTTTCAATCCATATCCCCGGCGATATTCCGGACCTCCAGACCCTGCATCTGCGCAGGATGGATCACGATCTCATCCCGGTGGTCCCGTCCACGCTTGGCATGATCAGTCACGCCTCGTTGCGAGACTTGACGCGCGCCAGGCCGAACGTCGCCGAAAAGTTCTGGCGCGACACGCTGATCGATGCGGCGATATTCCGGCAATGGATCGTCAATGTCGGTCAGCGACCAGCGGATAGCCGGCTCGCCCACACCGTCCTGGAGATACGCCACCGCCTTGCCGTCGTCGGCCGTACGGCGGGTGATACATTTGAAATGCCGCTAACGCAGGAACAGATTGCAGAGACGCTGGGGATCACGCCGGTCCACGCCAATCGCGTCATCAGGCAACTGCGCGAGGCAAAAATCGTCGATATCAGTCGAGGGCGCGTGGTGGTGCTCAGCGAAGCGAAGCTGGCACAATTGGCGCAGTTCGACGACTGCTATCTTCACCAAGATCCAGCGCTCTGA
- a CDS encoding NAD(P)/FAD-dependent oxidoreductase, with the protein MPDLARSHAVVIGAGMAGLTAAQAISGHCGKVTIIERDELPAGAAPRSGTPQAQHAHMLLAGGLKALQTLFPGFENDLAEAGAVKIRSGKDIRFERPGFDPFPIRDLGIEIFCMSRPLLEAVTRRRVLQTANINISVRSRVTGLVASRDAMRIGAVRYVSEDGPAVTLEADLVVEASGRCGLTLKLLEELSLQKPAETEIGIDQAYASTIVERPLDHDWLGNIVLPSAPASSRGAFLFPIEKQQWLLSVGGNHGDAPPGDRAAFMNFVKSLRTPTIYDAVRDARPLTDIVRYQLPCSTRRHFERLEAFPTGLLAIGDALCRFNPVFGQGMSVAAQEAVILGRLLAEGVPMERLACDFFAAIQDTIATPWGVAVSDFVYPATRGVRPADLAQRLQYGMALTKLAADDPEVHRLTVEVSQLLKPQAALREPALAARVMSLM; encoded by the coding sequence ATGCCAGATCTCGCAAGAAGTCATGCCGTGGTCATTGGCGCCGGCATGGCCGGACTTACGGCCGCTCAGGCGATCTCAGGGCATTGCGGGAAAGTCACGATCATCGAGCGGGACGAGCTTCCCGCCGGGGCCGCGCCACGAAGCGGCACGCCGCAGGCCCAGCATGCCCACATGCTGCTCGCAGGCGGGCTGAAGGCCCTGCAGACCCTGTTTCCGGGATTTGAGAACGATCTGGCGGAAGCGGGCGCGGTGAAGATCCGCTCGGGTAAGGATATAAGGTTTGAGCGCCCCGGGTTCGATCCTTTTCCGATTCGCGATCTCGGCATCGAAATTTTCTGCATGTCGCGCCCATTGCTCGAAGCCGTTACGCGACGACGCGTTCTGCAGACGGCGAACATCAACATCAGCGTGCGCTCCCGCGTGACCGGGCTTGTCGCATCGCGCGATGCAATGCGGATCGGGGCGGTCCGTTATGTCAGCGAAGATGGTCCTGCCGTTACGCTGGAAGCCGACTTGGTTGTTGAAGCCTCCGGCCGCTGCGGCCTGACGCTGAAGCTGCTCGAAGAGCTTTCTCTGCAGAAACCCGCGGAAACCGAAATCGGCATCGATCAGGCGTACGCGAGCACCATCGTCGAGCGGCCGCTCGATCACGACTGGCTGGGCAATATCGTGCTGCCGTCCGCACCCGCCAGCAGCCGCGGAGCGTTCCTGTTTCCGATCGAAAAGCAGCAATGGCTGCTTTCCGTCGGAGGCAATCATGGCGACGCGCCTCCGGGCGACCGCGCGGCATTCATGAATTTCGTCAAGAGCCTGCGCACCCCGACCATCTATGACGCGGTCAGGGACGCCCGACCGCTGACGGATATCGTCCGCTACCAGCTGCCTTGCAGCACACGGCGGCATTTCGAGCGCCTGGAGGCGTTCCCGACAGGGCTGCTCGCGATAGGCGATGCCCTCTGCCGCTTTAATCCAGTGTTTGGCCAGGGCATGAGCGTGGCAGCGCAGGAAGCCGTGATCCTCGGCCGGTTGTTGGCGGAAGGCGTCCCCATGGAGCGGCTGGCGTGCGACTTCTTCGCTGCCATCCAGGACACCATCGCGACGCCGTGGGGCGTTGCCGTCAGCGATTTCGTCTATCCCGCCACGCGTGGCGTCCGGCCCGCCGACCTCGCGCAGCGCCTGCAATACGGCATGGCCTTGACCAAGCTCGCCGCTGACGATCCCGAAGTGCACCGGCTGACGGTGGAAGTCTCGCAACTGCTCAAGCCGCAGGCCGCGCTGCGCGAGCCGGCGCTCGCGGCGCGCGTGATGTCGCTGATGTGA
- a CDS encoding class I SAM-dependent methyltransferase has translation MGFYNDIILPRVCDLAMRNAQLRPYRERVIGAAEGLVIEIGVGSGRNLPLYRSPVREVLALEPSPQLTAMARGTLHPGMPVRFIEASAEAIPLHDRSVDTVVTTWTLCSIPDAAMALTEMRRVLRPGGKLLFVEHGMAPDRNVRRWQDWLTPAWKRISGGCHLNRPISTMIESAGFRIDRVETGYMPGPKAMTFMYEGSARRG, from the coding sequence ATGGGCTTCTACAACGACATTATCCTTCCGAGGGTTTGCGATCTCGCGATGCGCAACGCTCAACTTCGGCCCTATCGCGAGCGGGTGATCGGCGCGGCGGAAGGGCTGGTCATCGAGATCGGGGTCGGCTCGGGCCGGAATTTGCCTCTCTATCGGTCCCCGGTGAGGGAGGTACTGGCGCTGGAGCCGTCTCCTCAGCTCACGGCGATGGCCCGTGGCACTCTGCATCCGGGCATGCCGGTCCGCTTCATCGAAGCTTCGGCAGAAGCCATTCCACTTCACGATCGCAGCGTTGATACCGTTGTGACCACCTGGACGTTGTGCAGCATTCCGGATGCCGCCATGGCGCTCACCGAAATGCGTCGGGTGCTTCGCCCTGGCGGCAAGCTTTTGTTCGTGGAACACGGCATGGCGCCTGACAGGAATGTGCGGCGATGGCAGGACTGGCTGACACCTGCCTGGAAACGCATTAGCGGCGGCTGTCATCTCAATCGACCTATCAGCACGATGATCGAAAGTGCGGGCTTCAGGATTGATCGGGTGGAAACCGGCTATATGCCCGGACCCAAGGCGATGACCTTCATGTACGAAGGCAGCGCCCGACGAGGCTAG
- the ppx gene encoding exopolyphosphatase — protein MKRPRKRASSVAVIDIGSNSVRLVVYETMARSLVTIFNEKALCGLGREVQSTGLLAEDAVAKALTALRRFRALCRIQQVGRVFAIATAACRDARNGADFIAKAERICGASIEILSGPREAKLSALGVVSGIHDPDGIVGDLGGGSLELIDVQKNRVHSGVTLPLGSLALQDLSHKSLKRAERIVRSDLSGVAQLKAGHGRTFYAVGGTWRALARIHIVQSGYPLRVMHGYSIPAADALDFARRLRRLAAANMLADIEVVADARRPLLTYAALVLEYIIRVGRPKEIVFSTFGVREGLLYEMLPPQERAKDGFICAAQTLNGLLSRSARHAEELVAWTDRLVRVVKLRETEADRRLRHAACLLSDIGWRVHPDHRGEETLSLITNGNFGSISHQGRAFVALSVFYRYAGLSEENEPPARIRELVPPAMDERARVLGAAFRVAHLISAARTGVLPATHFRSGSRKLMLVFEHRMVDLVADRVGSRFKQMARLVGRAGSIVRK, from the coding sequence GTGAAGCGACCGCGCAAGCGCGCTTCCAGCGTCGCCGTCATCGACATCGGTTCGAACTCGGTTCGTCTCGTCGTCTATGAGACGATGGCGCGCAGCCTCGTCACCATCTTCAACGAGAAGGCGCTGTGCGGGCTCGGCCGCGAGGTGCAGAGCACCGGCCTCCTAGCCGAGGACGCGGTTGCCAAGGCGCTGACGGCGCTGCGGCGATTCCGGGCGCTGTGCCGCATCCAGCAGGTGGGGCGCGTTTTCGCCATCGCGACCGCGGCCTGCCGCGACGCCAGGAACGGTGCCGACTTCATCGCCAAGGCCGAGCGCATCTGCGGCGCCAGCATTGAAATCCTGTCGGGGCCGCGCGAGGCAAAACTTTCCGCGCTCGGCGTCGTCTCCGGCATCCACGATCCCGACGGCATCGTCGGCGATCTCGGCGGCGGTTCGCTCGAACTGATCGACGTGCAGAAAAACCGGGTCCATAGCGGCGTCACGCTGCCGCTGGGAAGCCTCGCGCTGCAGGATCTCTCGCACAAATCACTGAAGCGCGCCGAGCGCATCGTTCGCAGCGACCTGTCCGGCGTGGCCCAACTCAAGGCAGGTCACGGCCGCACCTTCTACGCGGTCGGCGGCACCTGGCGCGCACTGGCGCGGATCCACATCGTCCAGAGCGGCTATCCGCTGCGGGTGATGCACGGCTATTCGATACCCGCCGCCGACGCGCTCGATTTCGCCCGGCGCCTGCGCCGGCTGGCGGCCGCCAACATGCTCGCCGATATCGAAGTGGTCGCCGATGCGCGGCGTCCGCTCCTCACCTATGCAGCGCTCGTGCTCGAATACATCATCCGCGTCGGCCGGCCGAAGGAAATCGTGTTCTCGACCTTCGGGGTTCGCGAAGGCCTGCTCTACGAGATGCTGCCGCCGCAGGAGCGCGCCAAGGACGGCTTCATCTGCGCCGCCCAAACCCTGAACGGGCTGCTGTCGCGCTCCGCGCGTCACGCCGAGGAACTGGTCGCATGGACCGATCGGCTGGTGCGAGTCGTGAAGCTGCGCGAGACCGAGGCGGACCGCCGCCTGCGCCACGCCGCCTGCCTGCTGTCCGATATCGGATGGCGGGTGCATCCCGACCATCGCGGCGAAGAAACGCTGAGCCTGATCACCAATGGCAATTTCGGCTCGATCAGCCACCAGGGCCGCGCCTTTGTCGCGCTGTCGGTGTTCTACCGCTACGCGGGCCTCAGCGAGGAAAACGAGCCGCCGGCCCGTATCCGCGAGCTGGTGCCGCCGGCCATGGACGAGCGCGCGCGCGTTCTCGGCGCAGCGTTCCGCGTTGCCCATCTGATCTCGGCGGCGCGCACCGGCGTGTTGCCGGCGACGCATTTCCGCAGCGGCAGCCGCAAACTGATGCTGGTGTTCGAGCACCGTATGGTCGATCTCGTCGCCGACCGCGTCGGCAGCCGGTTCAAGCAAATGGCCCGGCTGGTCGGCCGCGCCGGCTCGATCGTGCGGAAATAA